GGTCCAAGAAGCCTTTGGGCAAGATGGCTGGTGAGTGGAAGCAGAGTCCTGTTGCtgttcctgctcctcctccccttcgcccctctctccccccaccttctttATATTGTTATACCaaggtgtatttttaaattgaaatgtgATTGACAtgaaacattatattagtttcaggtgtacagcatgcttcactatatatattgcaaaatgactgGCACAAGTCTAGTTGACATCTGTTAGCATGCAGAATATCCTGTGTAGAACACTTACAGTATTATTAACCACATCCACTTGCTGTACCCTACATCTTAGGACTTACAAAGCAGTCAGCGTTCTTCTGTCTTCTGGAAAACTTTAAGGTAGTGGGGACTTTGGGCAAGTCCTGAGGACGTGCCCAATAGCTGGGCCGTAGGTCTGTAAGTCAGGCGGTATTGGCCAGTGCAGGAAGATGGGCTGGATTCCTGGTCCGGGCTCCTTTCTgcggcagggagggggaggcctggggagaaTCAGCCCCGAGCAGTGTTTCTGTCGCAGGCTGGCTCAGGCAGGCCCTGTCCAAGAAGACCAACAAGATGCCTGCGTCCCAGAAAAGCCCCCCAAGTGACGCTCTGCCAGGGTGCTCACGGGACAATGCTCTGCCACCATGCTCGCAGGATGACCCACCACCACGGTGCCCCCAGGACCACCCCCCATCATCGGGCCTCAGCTCAGCCGCATTGGCGGAGTCTCCCGCCCTGCCACCTGCACAGGAGGgtgccaccagcagcagcagtggtggcCGCTGGAGCAGGGACTACGACGTGTGCGTGTGCCACAGTGAGGAGGACCTGGCGGCCGCACAGGAGTTGGTGGCCTACCTGGAGGACTGCTCCGCCAGCCTGCGCTGCTTCCTGCAGCTGCGTGATGCAGCCCCAGGCAGCGCCATTGTGTCTGAGCTGTGCCGGGCGCTGGACAGCAGCCACTGCCAGGTGCTGCTCATCACTCCTGGCTTCCAGCGTGACCCGTGGTGCAGGTACCAGATGCTGCaggccctgagccaggccccGGGGGCCGAGGGCCGCACCATCCCCCTGCTCACAGGCCTGGCCAGGGATGCCTACCCGCCCGAGCTGCGCTTCATGTACTTTGTGGACGGCCGGG
The genomic region above belongs to Phyllostomus discolor isolate MPI-MPIP mPhyDis1 chromosome 13, mPhyDis1.pri.v3, whole genome shotgun sequence and contains:
- the LOC114509653 gene encoding toll/interleukin-1 receptor domain-containing adapter protein isoform X1, whose protein sequence is MASPTSCPASGSRSKKPLGKMAGWLRQALSKKTNKMPASQKSPPSDALPGCSRDNALPPCSQDDPPPRCPQDHPPSSGLSSAALAESPALPPAQEGATSSSSGGRWSRDYDVCVCHSEEDLAAAQELVAYLEDCSASLRCFLQLRDAAPGSAIVSELCRALDSSHCQVLLITPGFQRDPWCRYQMLQALSQAPGAEGRTIPLLTGLARDAYPPELRFMYFVDGRGPERGFRQVKEAILRYLQTLR
- the LOC114509653 gene encoding toll/interleukin-1 receptor domain-containing adapter protein isoform X2; its protein translation is MPASQKSPPSDALPGCSRDNALPPCSQDDPPPRCPQDHPPSSGLSSAALAESPALPPAQEGATSSSSGGRWSRDYDVCVCHSEEDLAAAQELVAYLEDCSASLRCFLQLRDAAPGSAIVSELCRALDSSHCQVLLITPGFQRDPWCRYQMLQALSQAPGAEGRTIPLLTGLARDAYPPELRFMYFVDGRGPERGFRQVKEAILRYLQTLR